One stretch of Aquimarina sp. Aq107 DNA includes these proteins:
- a CDS encoding DUF5689 domain-containing protein, with protein sequence MNSINLKRLISVLVLAVTFTACVQDDDFKIPSLVIEEPTFPENSTFVQIGGILGDLAQAQNDDGPDAKVTFEVENQYLEGYVVSTDKAGNFFEELVIQNSPSAPTSGLRVLIDVNPLFISYEFGRKIYIDLEGLSIGTENGVATLGVLSGDEVGQLPSFSLEDVILRSSEVAEITPLEITFEDFSDDLTNLFVKINNLQFNKNDVLGDDPLTFAGEPSDDFDGERNIESCDNGATAVLSTSTFADFKSLALPTQQGSFEGVLTKNFFGDTFNLVLNDVNGLVFDNENRCDPDVLECTGTSGGANVIFTEDFTGVSISDLENSGWLNVNTTGGTLDYVVGSFSGNQYAQITGFSSGENPFEVWLVTPEIDLTASTAEELSFDIQANFDNGNILTAFITDNFTGDVTTTEWSQLDASIPTGPSGTFGSFEGVGPINISCVEGNVRIAFRYAGADPGPTTRYHIDNIEISGN encoded by the coding sequence ATGAATTCAATTAATTTAAAAAGACTAATAAGCGTTTTGGTTTTGGCGGTTACATTTACTGCGTGTGTACAAGACGACGATTTTAAAATACCTTCATTGGTTATAGAAGAGCCTACTTTTCCTGAAAATAGTACTTTTGTTCAAATCGGAGGTATTTTAGGTGATTTAGCTCAGGCACAAAATGATGATGGACCTGATGCAAAGGTTACATTTGAAGTGGAAAATCAGTATTTAGAAGGCTATGTGGTATCAACTGATAAAGCAGGTAACTTTTTTGAAGAGTTAGTGATTCAAAATTCACCATCTGCCCCAACATCTGGGTTAAGAGTTTTAATTGATGTAAACCCATTATTTATTAGTTATGAGTTTGGTCGAAAAATATATATTGATTTAGAAGGTTTATCAATTGGGACTGAAAATGGAGTAGCTACTCTTGGAGTGCTTTCTGGTGATGAAGTAGGTCAACTACCTTCTTTTTCATTGGAAGATGTTATTTTAAGGTCTTCAGAAGTTGCTGAAATTACACCTTTAGAGATTACTTTCGAAGATTTTTCTGATGATTTAACCAACTTATTTGTAAAGATTAATAATCTACAGTTTAATAAAAATGATGTATTAGGAGATGATCCTCTAACATTTGCAGGAGAACCAAGTGATGATTTTGATGGAGAAAGAAACATTGAAAGCTGTGATAATGGTGCTACAGCTGTTTTAAGCACTAGTACTTTTGCTGATTTTAAGTCGTTAGCATTACCAACACAACAAGGAAGTTTTGAAGGAGTATTAACTAAGAATTTCTTTGGTGACACTTTTAATTTGGTATTAAATGATGTTAATGGGTTAGTATTTGATAATGAAAACCGTTGTGATCCAGACGTATTAGAATGTACTGGAACTAGTGGAGGAGCAAATGTAATTTTTACAGAAGATTTTACCGGAGTAAGTATTAGTGATCTAGAAAATTCAGGATGGTTAAATGTAAATACTACAGGCGGAACTTTAGATTATGTAGTAGGAAGTTTTAGTGGTAATCAATATGCGCAGATTACAGGATTTAGTTCTGGAGAAAATCCATTTGAGGTTTGGTTAGTAACACCAGAAATTGACTTAACTGCTTCTACTGCAGAAGAATTATCGTTTGATATCCAGGCTAATTTTGACAATGGAAATATCCTTACTGCTTTTATTACAGATAACTTTACAGGTGATGTAACAACAACAGAATGGTCACAATTAGATGCTTCTATCCCAACAGGACCAAGTGGAACGTTTGGAAGTTTTGAAGGAGTAGGACCAATTAATATCTCTTGTGTAGAGGGTAATGTAAGAATAGCGTTCCGTTACGCAGGTGCAGATCCAGGACCAACTACTAGATATCATATTGATAATATAGAGATCTCAGGAAACTAA
- a CDS encoding endonuclease yields MSSKLYFKKKHTNLHTIAFYNLENLFDTKDDPNTLDDDFLPDSEKKWNKKRYEKKLFKLGTAISNIGFAKTGKAPVILGVAEVENKAVLEGLAKTKHLINKNYGVIHYESPDERGIDVGLLYQKEIFTVTNSESIQVLVNNEFGERDFTRDILWVTGTLHNEKIHILVNHWPSRRDGAELTSYKRIAAADKNREIINQITAEDPEAKIIVMGDFNDDPDSESVKKHLVLQDLYNPMERLHTRHRGTLTYKRQWNLFDQIIFSNNFHKYEENTHSFSEANIFDDSFLKIYKGRYKGNPYRTYAGRKYKGGYSDHFPVYICLKHNT; encoded by the coding sequence ATGTCTTCAAAGCTTTATTTTAAAAAGAAACATACAAACCTACATACGATTGCTTTTTACAACTTAGAAAACCTATTTGACACGAAAGACGATCCCAACACATTGGATGATGATTTTTTACCAGACTCAGAAAAGAAGTGGAATAAAAAAAGGTATGAAAAAAAGTTATTTAAACTAGGAACTGCTATTTCTAATATTGGATTTGCAAAAACTGGAAAAGCTCCGGTTATTTTAGGTGTTGCAGAAGTCGAAAATAAGGCCGTTTTAGAGGGTCTTGCAAAAACTAAACACCTAATCAACAAAAACTATGGTGTAATCCATTACGAGTCTCCTGATGAACGTGGAATCGATGTTGGACTTCTATACCAAAAAGAAATTTTTACGGTTACCAATTCCGAAAGTATTCAAGTCTTAGTGAACAATGAATTCGGTGAAAGAGATTTTACCCGAGATATTCTATGGGTGACCGGAACTTTGCATAATGAAAAAATTCACATATTGGTTAATCACTGGCCTTCTAGAAGAGATGGTGCAGAACTCACCTCATACAAGCGTATAGCTGCAGCTGATAAAAATCGAGAAATCATAAACCAGATTACAGCCGAAGATCCTGAAGCAAAAATTATCGTTATGGGTGATTTTAATGATGACCCGGATAGTGAAAGTGTAAAAAAACATCTAGTATTACAGGATCTTTATAATCCAATGGAGCGTCTACACACAAGACATCGTGGTACCTTAACTTATAAACGTCAATGGAATTTATTTGATCAAATCATTTTTAGTAATAACTTCCATAAGTATGAAGAAAATACTCATAGTTTTTCTGAGGCCAATATTTTTGATGATAGTTTTCTAAAAATCTATAAAGGGAGATATAAAGGAAATCCATATAGAACTTACGCGGGAAGAAAATATAAAGGAGGTTATAGCGATCACTTTCCTGTATATATCTGCCTAAAACACAATACGTAA